A single window of Mycolicibacterium aurum DNA harbors:
- a CDS encoding bestrophin-like domain: MLWLLQIPAPILGFLWVAIIVGASVGGLILFRRAVSHTRLENANAVSGTVFQLAGVLYAVLVAFVVVVVWEQFSDAEDASGLEATAVADLLRDSAALPPESRAAVERTLTAYTRTVVDVEFPKMHRGESVVEQSAELGAVWETYLSIQPETRNEIAFFDHAIVRLNDLSAARKMRVTTGDVSVPGELWVLLVGGGGVMMAFTFLFGTRDLVVHSLAVGLTSALLAFVLYLIFALEHPYVGDLSVEPTAFVNVLRDWGG; encoded by the coding sequence GTGCTCTGGCTTCTCCAAATCCCGGCGCCGATACTCGGCTTCCTCTGGGTGGCGATCATCGTCGGGGCGTCGGTCGGCGGGCTGATCCTGTTCCGCAGGGCGGTATCGCACACCCGGCTGGAGAACGCGAACGCGGTCTCCGGCACGGTGTTCCAGCTCGCGGGCGTGCTCTACGCAGTTCTCGTCGCGTTCGTGGTGGTGGTCGTCTGGGAGCAGTTCAGTGACGCCGAGGATGCCAGCGGGTTGGAGGCCACCGCTGTCGCGGACCTGCTTCGAGACTCGGCGGCACTCCCGCCGGAATCGCGCGCGGCGGTCGAACGGACCCTGACCGCCTACACGCGGACAGTGGTCGATGTCGAGTTCCCGAAGATGCACCGCGGCGAGTCGGTCGTCGAACAGTCCGCCGAACTGGGCGCCGTGTGGGAGACGTATCTGTCGATCCAACCCGAGACCCGCAACGAGATCGCGTTCTTCGACCACGCCATCGTCCGGCTCAATGACTTAAGCGCAGCCCGCAAGATGCGGGTGACCACCGGCGACGTCTCGGTCCCCGGCGAACTCTGGGTCCTCCTCGTCGGGGGCGGCGGAGTGATGATGGCGTTCACGTTCCTGTTCGGCACCCGAGACCTGGTGGTGCACAGCCTGGCGGTAGGCCTGACCTCGGCCCTGCTGGCGTTCGTCCTGTACCTGATCTTCGCGCTGGAGCACCCCTACGTCGGCGATCTGTCCGTGGAACCCACGGCGTTCGTCAACGTCCTTCGTGATTGGGGCGGCTAG
- a CDS encoding family 1 glycosylhydrolase — protein sequence MNSGQFVGRVGGLAVAFGVGAAVFTGSGVAWASEDSASETPSAETAETPESQSPADEIADPGGDDVDDAGDATDDSDDAGDDVDAEDAEDADVADDVADEDVAGDTAEDTVEDVADVSTKRRNVASRDAAPVAVTEPVRQTTAESVPAESVDPPAGSAPADPNDDDDTAALRRDAPEPSPNLVTTTITPPEVPSWRPWPTAFDLRSAVTYVVDLATSVIDALFHPFAAGAPAPPADPSAWGLLAWVRRELFNNTPTVVTNPLPYTQSLFDGEVRITGNVGVEDSDGDALTYTVIGRPHNGGTVEVDADGGFVYRPMNAMAAVGGTDTFTVAVSDEQAGLHVHGLFGWLRFIPIIGSFLNPGGGHGITRTVTVTVTPVEGIDLSLPDDFRWGVAHSGFQAEGGPGVPVDTRSDWYRWVHDPLNQLLGLVKGVPEDGPGAYLAYESDAGLARDELGMNTFRMGIEWSRIFPNSTAAVDISDEGGTLSMADLEALDALADHAAVDHYRAVFAALRQHGLDPFVTVNHFTLPVWVHDPITARPLIQLGLPAPAAGWLSSGTAEEFEKYAAYVAWKYGDQVDNWATVNEPFSPVLTEFLAIPWVVPNWPPGVIRPDLASTFLVNQAIGHVAAYDAIHAWDTTAATAGGPAAFVGFTHNMIPARPANPVNELDVQAADAWNHYYNKWFPNAVIDGWVDADFDGVKTADEIHPDMVGKVDFLGVQYYGSQPMVGFGVALLPGFPFLRGFPIRCSPDESTCSDFNQPTDPGGFREVLEIAASYGKPLWVTENGIADDDDSKRPSYIVNHVAVVQDMVAHGTDIRGYTYWSFVDNLEWSEGYELQFGLYASDPDTPELERIPKPASIAALSGITTTNGLPVALLQQYLPG from the coding sequence ATGAATTCTGGGCAGTTCGTCGGCCGCGTCGGCGGCCTGGCAGTGGCTTTCGGCGTCGGGGCTGCAGTGTTCACCGGGTCCGGGGTGGCATGGGCATCCGAGGACTCGGCATCCGAGACGCCGAGCGCCGAGACAGCGGAGACACCCGAGTCCCAAAGTCCGGCCGACGAGATCGCCGACCCGGGCGGCGACGACGTCGACGACGCAGGCGACGCCACCGACGACTCGGACGACGCGGGCGACGACGTCGACGCGGAGGACGCGGAGGACGCGGACGTAGCCGACGACGTTGCCGACGAGGACGTTGCCGGCGACACCGCCGAGGACACCGTCGAGGACGTTGCCGACGTCTCCACCAAACGGCGAAACGTCGCTTCTCGCGATGCCGCTCCGGTCGCCGTCACCGAGCCCGTCCGACAGACGACCGCGGAGTCCGTGCCTGCCGAGTCCGTCGACCCGCCCGCAGGGTCTGCTCCCGCAGACCCGAACGACGATGACGACACCGCCGCGCTCCGGCGGGACGCTCCGGAACCGTCACCGAATCTCGTCACCACCACGATCACGCCGCCGGAAGTGCCGTCGTGGCGGCCTTGGCCCACCGCATTCGATCTGCGCAGCGCGGTGACGTACGTGGTGGATCTGGCGACCAGCGTTATCGACGCGCTGTTTCATCCGTTCGCTGCCGGTGCACCCGCGCCGCCGGCCGATCCGTCGGCGTGGGGACTGCTGGCCTGGGTGCGCCGGGAACTGTTCAACAACACCCCGACTGTGGTCACGAACCCGCTGCCCTACACGCAGAGCCTTTTCGACGGGGAGGTCAGGATCACCGGCAACGTCGGGGTCGAAGACAGTGACGGAGATGCCCTGACCTACACGGTGATCGGCAGACCGCACAACGGGGGCACCGTCGAGGTGGACGCCGACGGTGGCTTCGTCTACCGGCCGATGAACGCGATGGCTGCGGTCGGCGGCACCGACACGTTCACCGTCGCCGTCAGCGACGAGCAGGCGGGGTTGCACGTGCACGGCCTGTTCGGTTGGCTCCGATTCATCCCGATCATCGGCAGCTTCCTCAATCCCGGCGGCGGGCACGGCATCACCCGCACCGTGACCGTCACCGTCACCCCCGTCGAGGGGATCGACCTGTCGCTGCCCGACGACTTCCGCTGGGGCGTGGCCCATTCCGGATTCCAAGCCGAAGGCGGTCCCGGTGTTCCGGTGGACACCCGGTCGGACTGGTACCGCTGGGTGCACGACCCGCTGAACCAGCTCCTCGGACTGGTCAAGGGGGTGCCCGAAGACGGTCCGGGGGCGTACCTTGCCTACGAGAGCGACGCGGGGCTGGCGCGGGACGAGCTGGGGATGAACACCTTCCGGATGGGCATCGAGTGGAGCCGCATCTTCCCGAACTCCACTGCCGCAGTCGATATCTCCGACGAGGGCGGCACTCTCAGCATGGCAGACCTCGAGGCGCTCGACGCGCTGGCCGACCACGCGGCCGTCGACCACTACCGCGCGGTGTTCGCCGCGCTGCGCCAACACGGCCTTGACCCGTTCGTCACCGTCAACCATTTCACGCTTCCGGTGTGGGTGCATGACCCCATCACCGCCAGGCCGCTGATCCAGCTCGGGCTGCCCGCGCCCGCCGCGGGATGGTTGTCGTCGGGGACGGCCGAAGAGTTCGAGAAGTACGCCGCCTACGTCGCATGGAAGTACGGCGACCAGGTGGACAACTGGGCGACCGTCAACGAGCCCTTCTCGCCGGTGCTGACCGAGTTCCTCGCCATCCCGTGGGTGGTGCCCAACTGGCCGCCCGGCGTGATCCGTCCGGACCTGGCGTCGACGTTCCTGGTCAACCAGGCCATCGGTCACGTCGCCGCCTACGACGCCATCCACGCGTGGGACACCACCGCCGCCACCGCGGGCGGCCCGGCCGCGTTCGTCGGGTTCACCCACAACATGATCCCCGCCCGGCCGGCCAATCCCGTCAACGAACTCGATGTGCAGGCTGCCGACGCGTGGAATCACTACTACAACAAGTGGTTCCCCAACGCCGTGATCGACGGCTGGGTCGACGCCGATTTCGACGGTGTGAAGACCGCCGACGAGATCCACCCGGACATGGTCGGCAAGGTCGACTTCCTCGGGGTCCAGTACTACGGCTCGCAACCGATGGTGGGCTTCGGCGTCGCCCTGCTGCCCGGCTTCCCGTTCCTGCGCGGGTTCCCGATCCGGTGCTCACCGGACGAGTCGACGTGCAGCGACTTCAACCAGCCCACGGACCCCGGCGGGTTCCGGGAGGTCCTCGAGATCGCGGCGTCGTACGGAAAACCGTTGTGGGTCACCGAGAACGGGATCGCCGACGACGACGACTCGAAACGGCCGTCCTACATCGTCAACCACGTGGCAGTGGTGCAGGACATGGTCGCCCACGGGACAGACATCCGCGGCTACACCTACTGGTCGTTCGTCGACAACCTGGAATGGTCGGAAGGCTACGAGCTGCAGTTCGGCCTGTACGCCTCCGACCCGGACACCCCCGAACTCGAACGCATCCCGAAACCGGCGAGCATCGCCGCGCTGAGCGGGATCACGACCACGAACGGTCTGCCCGTAGCGCTGCTGCAGCAGTACCTGCCGGGCTAG
- a CDS encoding VOC family protein has translation MTRPDEANTPMLVPHLVVDDAAAALDFYAKAFGAEEMVRLPGPGGKVMHACTRINGSLVFLNDDFPEFNDGKSSTPPALGGASVTIHLQGPDVDGRFQRALDAGATVVNPLEDQFWGDRYGVVRDPFGHHWSLAETVKEVDMNEVLAQMNSDSPA, from the coding sequence ATGACCCGACCCGATGAAGCCAATACGCCCATGCTGGTGCCGCACCTCGTCGTCGACGACGCCGCGGCGGCACTCGACTTCTACGCCAAGGCCTTCGGCGCCGAGGAGATGGTGCGCCTACCCGGCCCCGGCGGCAAGGTGATGCACGCCTGCACGCGGATCAACGGTTCCCTGGTGTTCCTCAACGACGACTTCCCCGAGTTCAACGACGGCAAGTCGAGCACCCCGCCCGCTCTCGGTGGTGCGTCGGTGACCATCCATCTGCAGGGCCCAGATGTCGACGGCCGGTTCCAGCGGGCGCTCGATGCCGGCGCCACGGTGGTCAATCCCCTGGAGGACCAGTTCTGGGGTGACCGCTACGGCGTCGTCAGGGATCCGTTCGGCCATCACTGGTCCTTGGCGGAGACCGTCAAGGAGGTCGACATGAACGAGGTGCTGGCACAGATGAACAGCGACAGCCCCGCCTAG
- a CDS encoding maleylpyruvate isomerase family mycothiol-dependent enzyme — protein sequence MTVTGQRAVFASAARSFAALVRQIPGDAWDGPGLGDWTVRDLVGHTSRSLITVSTYLKTTAPHEDVVSAADYYAQMHEYSASLGAAAIVERGRQAGRDLGADPAAAIDDLVQKVLAEVDAVDDPLIEVIGGLGIRLSSYLPTRTFEFAVHSLDIARAVGADVVPPADVLADAAALTARIGVALGHGPTVLLALTGRAELPSAFSVV from the coding sequence ATGACCGTGACCGGGCAGCGTGCGGTGTTCGCTTCGGCGGCACGCAGTTTCGCGGCCCTGGTGCGACAGATCCCGGGCGACGCGTGGGATGGCCCCGGCCTGGGCGACTGGACCGTGCGCGACCTCGTCGGTCATACCTCGCGCTCGCTGATCACGGTGAGCACGTACCTCAAGACGACTGCGCCGCACGAGGACGTGGTGAGCGCCGCCGACTACTACGCGCAGATGCACGAGTACTCGGCGAGCCTGGGCGCGGCCGCCATCGTCGAACGCGGCCGCCAGGCCGGACGCGACCTGGGTGCGGATCCCGCCGCGGCGATCGACGACCTGGTGCAGAAGGTGCTGGCCGAGGTCGACGCGGTCGACGACCCGCTGATCGAGGTGATCGGCGGGCTCGGCATCCGGCTGAGCAGCTACCTGCCGACCCGGACCTTCGAGTTCGCGGTGCACAGCCTGGACATCGCCCGCGCCGTCGGCGCCGACGTCGTGCCGCCCGCTGATGTGCTCGCCGACGCCGCAGCGCTGACGGCCCGGATCGGGGTCGCGCTGGGTCACGGGCCGACGGTGCTGCTGGCATTGACCGGACGCGCGGAGCTGCCGTCGGCGTTCTCCGTGGTCTGA